The nucleotide window TGACCACAGCACATTGTCAATCACGATGAGACCCCCAGATCGAACGAGCTGGAGCGATCGCTCGTAGTAGTTGAGATAGTTTGACTTATCGGCATCAATGAAGGCAAGGTCAAAGGGTTCGACCTGGTCTGCTAGTAAGCGATCGAGGGTGTCTAGGGCTGGGGCAATGCGCAGATCCACCTTGTGGGCCACACCTGCCTGTTCCCAGTAGCGACGGGCGATCGCTGTATAGTCATCACTGACATCACAGGCGACAATCTGACCATCGTCCGGCAGCGCCAGCGCCATCACCAGAGAGCTATAGCCCGTAAAAACACCAATTTCCAGAATCCGCCGCGCCCCCATGAGCTGCACCAACAGCGCCATCAACTGCCCCTGTTCTGGAGCAATCTGCATCTGCCCCATGGGATGCTGGGCCGTCTCTGCCCGCAGGG belongs to Candidatus Obscuribacterales bacterium and includes:
- a CDS encoding class I SAM-dependent methyltransferase, giving the protein MSNETLNLTETLRNYLLSVSLREPEVLQALRAETAQHPMGQMQIAPEQGQLMALLVQLMGARRILEIGVFTGYSSLVMALALPDDGQIVACDVSDDYTAIARRYWEQAGVAHKVDLRIAPALDTLDRLLADQVEPFDLAFIDADKSNYLNYYERSLQLVRSGGLIVIDNVLWSGRVADPGVTDNRTQAIRDFNTALHQDDRIHLSLIPIADGLTLALKR